Proteins encoded within one genomic window of Gloeobacter kilaueensis JS1:
- a CDS encoding glycosyltransferase family 2 protein: MTELLSVVVPLFNEQDNLPELYRRLAAVLDALGCPAELIFVDDASRDRTPAIVRELASKDARIKLLSFSRNFGHQVAVTAGLNFASGTVAVVMDGDLQDPPELLPQLLEKWREGYQVVYARRVSRTRESLSKQLFAFVYYRVLQRLAEVQIPVDTGDFCLMDRQVVDLLNTMPERNRYLRGLRSWVGFAQTEVPFERPPRLAGVAKYNFAKSFALALDGLVSFSRLPLRLATWMGFFTGLLAFVMVGLVIYWRFFTRSPLNGFGALAAAVFFIGAVQLVTVGILGEYVGRIYEEIKNRPLYILKEVRGFERTAAARPRPPLAEHEP; this comes from the coding sequence ATGACCGAGCTGCTTTCAGTCGTGGTACCTCTTTTTAACGAGCAGGACAACCTGCCGGAGCTGTACCGCCGTCTGGCCGCTGTGCTCGACGCGCTGGGTTGCCCGGCGGAACTGATTTTTGTCGATGATGCCAGCCGCGACCGCACCCCTGCCATCGTCCGCGAACTGGCCTCAAAGGATGCGCGGATAAAGCTTTTGAGCTTTTCGCGCAACTTTGGCCATCAGGTGGCCGTCACCGCCGGCCTCAACTTTGCGAGCGGTACGGTGGCGGTGGTGATGGACGGCGACCTGCAAGATCCGCCGGAACTGTTGCCGCAGCTATTGGAAAAGTGGCGCGAGGGCTACCAGGTCGTCTACGCCCGGCGCGTCTCCCGCACCCGAGAGAGTCTTTCTAAGCAGCTCTTTGCCTTCGTCTACTACCGCGTATTGCAGCGGCTGGCCGAAGTGCAGATCCCCGTCGATACGGGGGACTTTTGTCTGATGGACCGCCAGGTGGTTGACCTGCTCAATACGATGCCCGAGCGCAACCGCTATCTGCGGGGCCTGCGCTCCTGGGTGGGCTTTGCCCAGACGGAGGTGCCCTTCGAGCGGCCACCCCGGCTGGCGGGGGTGGCAAAGTACAACTTTGCCAAATCCTTCGCCCTTGCCCTCGATGGACTGGTTTCCTTCTCCCGCCTGCCCCTGCGCCTTGCTACCTGGATGGGCTTTTTTACCGGGCTTCTGGCTTTTGTCATGGTCGGGCTGGTCATCTACTGGCGCTTTTTTACCCGCTCACCGCTGAATGGCTTCGGGGCACTGGCGGCGGCGGTCTTTTTTATCGGAGCGGTGCAACTGGTGACGGTGGGCATTTTGGGCGAGTACGTGGGCCGGATCTACGAGGAAATCAAAAACCGGCCCCTGTACATCCTCAAAGAAGTGCGCGGCTTCGAGCGCACCGCTGCTGCCCGCCCCCGCCCGCCCCTTGCTGAACATGAGCCATAA
- a CDS encoding TetR/AcrR family transcriptional regulator — MLFEVKGEKEPTKNLPGRPRSSRANRAILQAAVELLAAVGYQAMSIEAVALRAGVSKPTIYRRYASKEELVADAIETLRQEVPIPDTGSLAADIDALLHDASAMVQTPLARQTMAMIITSATSSPQFAAIYGSRYLMPRREAFGLVLERARTRGEIREGIDSGLIFDLVSGLMFHALLFEPEGESYEAYIRRGVRLLLDGLASGS, encoded by the coding sequence ATGCTTTTTGAAGTGAAGGGCGAGAAGGAACCGACGAAGAACCTGCCGGGGCGTCCCCGCAGTTCCCGAGCCAACCGGGCAATCTTGCAGGCGGCGGTCGAACTTCTGGCGGCGGTGGGCTATCAGGCGATGAGCATCGAGGCGGTGGCGCTGCGGGCGGGGGTGAGCAAGCCGACGATCTACCGCCGCTACGCCTCGAAGGAAGAACTGGTGGCCGATGCGATTGAAACTTTGCGCCAGGAGGTGCCGATTCCAGATACCGGTAGCCTGGCGGCGGACATCGACGCGCTCCTGCACGACGCGAGTGCGATGGTGCAGACGCCGCTGGCCCGCCAGACGATGGCGATGATCATCACTTCAGCGACGAGCAGCCCCCAGTTTGCAGCGATCTACGGCTCCAGGTACCTGATGCCCCGGCGCGAAGCGTTTGGCCTGGTGCTGGAGCGCGCCCGCACCCGAGGCGAGATCCGCGAAGGCATCGACAGCGGCCTGATTTTTGATCTGGTGAGCGGCCTGATGTTTCACGCGCTGCTGTTCGAGCCGGAAGGGGAATCCTACGAAGCTTACATCCGGCGGGGAGTACGGTTGCTGTTGGACGGCCTTGCCTCAGGCTCGTAA
- a CDS encoding IS110 family transposase, whose amino-acid sequence MQRDGSQNDYQLFVGIDVAALTVTAAWLLTHAKPTAAITLPQTPEGHCQLAERLLAVCPTAAEVLVVIEATGSYWMRLATFLALKGFAVSVVNPAQSHYFARALLKRSKSDALDAQTLAQLAAALQPGLWQPPPEIYYQLQQRLQHRDALLQQRQQLHNQLHALRQFPLVVAAVQASLEQLSHTFDEQIAQMEAQLEALLAQDSLWHQAATKLRTIKGIGSVTAGWVLVSTLNFGCCATVEAAVAYAGLAPRSHRSGTSLHRPERIGHAGNARLRTALYMASLSAIRCNQQIKSFYQRLRAAGKPAKVALCAAARKLLHIAWAVVKTDTPFDAEHGRLVCLQ is encoded by the coding sequence ATGCAGCGAGACGGTTCACAAAACGACTATCAGCTATTTGTCGGTATTGATGTGGCGGCACTCACTGTCACTGCCGCCTGGCTGCTCACCCACGCAAAGCCTACCGCTGCCATCACACTGCCCCAAACCCCCGAAGGACACTGCCAATTGGCCGAACGCTTACTCGCCGTCTGTCCCACCGCCGCTGAGGTGTTAGTGGTCATCGAAGCCACAGGCTCCTACTGGATGCGACTGGCCACATTTCTGGCGCTCAAAGGTTTTGCCGTCAGTGTGGTCAACCCCGCTCAGTCTCATTACTTTGCCAGGGCACTGCTCAAGCGTTCCAAAAGCGATGCGCTTGATGCCCAGACGCTTGCCCAACTCGCTGCCGCCCTGCAACCTGGTCTTTGGCAGCCGCCGCCTGAGATTTATTACCAACTCCAACAGCGCCTGCAGCATCGCGATGCCTTGCTGCAGCAACGCCAACAACTGCACAACCAGTTGCACGCTCTGCGGCAATTTCCGTTGGTGGTGGCGGCGGTACAAGCGAGTCTGGAGCAGTTGAGCCACACCTTCGATGAGCAGATTGCGCAGATGGAAGCTCAGCTAGAAGCGCTGCTCGCCCAAGACTCGCTTTGGCATCAAGCTGCAACCAAGCTGCGCACTATCAAAGGCATTGGGTCTGTCACCGCTGGGTGGGTGTTGGTGAGTACCCTCAACTTCGGCTGCTGTGCAACGGTGGAAGCGGCGGTGGCCTACGCGGGTCTCGCTCCCCGCTCCCACCGTAGCGGCACCAGCCTTCATAGACCAGAGCGCATCGGCCATGCAGGCAATGCCCGCTTACGCACGGCGCTGTATATGGCGAGCTTGAGTGCGATCCGCTGCAATCAGCAGATTAAAAGCTTTTACCAGCGGCTACGAGCAGCCGGTAAACCGGCAAAGGTAGCGCTTTGCGCTGCGGCTCGCAAACTCTTACACATTGCCTGGGCGGTTGTGAAAACAGACACGCCTTTCGATGCAGAGCACGGCAGGTTGGTTTGCTTGCAGTAG
- a CDS encoding cation:proton antiporter produces MSLFFPLLAATSPTASPLLTTLVALVVVYLASKLGGELAVRLQLPAVLGELIFGVLVGVSGLRLLGSGNEVISVLAELGVILLLFEIGLESDLKELLRVGPLASLVATVGVAMPFLLGTAGLIWLFGVPVLPAVFAGAALTATSIGITARILGDLGKVNTTEGQVIIGAAILDDILGIIILAVVLGVTRDGAVSPLGLAYTTFVATGFLVAAIFLGRLFAPFFVKVVNRLRTRGDLIVSALVFAFTLAYLAQALGSEAILGSFAAGLVLAETEKRDDLERRLKPVADVFVPVFFVNVGATTDLSVLNPFNPQTQQGLPITLFLLVAAIVGKVASGYVLRPAKPVNRMAIGFGMIPRGEVGLIFVGQGVGVPGLNPALLTAIVIVVIVTTFLAPPLLRYAIARGGATRLETG; encoded by the coding sequence GTGAGTCTATTTTTTCCGCTGCTGGCAGCGACTTCCCCCACCGCCAGTCCTCTGCTCACGACGCTTGTTGCCCTGGTGGTCGTCTATCTGGCGAGCAAACTGGGGGGAGAGCTGGCGGTTCGCCTGCAACTACCGGCGGTGCTGGGGGAGCTGATCTTTGGTGTGCTCGTCGGTGTCTCGGGGCTGCGGCTTCTGGGCAGCGGCAACGAGGTGATCTCGGTTCTGGCTGAGCTGGGGGTGATCTTGTTGCTGTTTGAAATCGGACTGGAATCCGATCTTAAAGAACTGCTCCGGGTGGGACCCCTCGCTTCGCTGGTGGCCACCGTCGGGGTGGCCATGCCTTTTTTGCTGGGCACCGCTGGTCTGATCTGGCTTTTCGGAGTTCCCGTTCTACCGGCGGTCTTTGCCGGGGCCGCCCTCACCGCCACCAGCATCGGCATCACCGCCCGCATCCTGGGGGATCTGGGCAAGGTGAACACCACCGAAGGCCAGGTGATTATCGGGGCGGCCATCCTCGACGACATCCTGGGGATCATCATCCTGGCGGTAGTGCTGGGGGTGACCCGCGACGGGGCGGTAAGTCCCCTGGGGCTGGCCTACACCACCTTCGTCGCCACCGGCTTTCTGGTGGCAGCGATCTTTTTGGGGCGGCTTTTTGCCCCCTTCTTCGTCAAAGTCGTCAACCGCCTGCGCACCCGGGGCGATCTGATCGTGAGCGCCCTGGTGTTTGCCTTCACCCTCGCCTACCTGGCCCAGGCGCTGGGCTCCGAGGCGATCTTGGGTTCTTTTGCCGCCGGGCTGGTGCTGGCGGAGACCGAAAAGCGCGACGATCTTGAGCGGCGGCTCAAGCCCGTGGCCGATGTCTTTGTGCCGGTCTTCTTTGTCAACGTCGGAGCGACCACTGATCTAAGTGTGCTCAATCCCTTCAATCCCCAGACCCAGCAGGGGTTGCCCATCACCCTGTTTTTGCTGGTAGCGGCGATCGTGGGCAAGGTGGCGAGCGGCTACGTCCTACGACCGGCGAAGCCCGTCAACCGCATGGCCATCGGTTTTGGCATGATCCCGCGCGGGGAAGTGGGCCTCATCTTCGTGGGCCAGGGAGTCGGGGTACCGGGGCTCAATCCGGCCCTGCTCACGGCCATCGTGATCGTCGTCATCGTCACCACCTTCCTCGCTCCACCACTGTTGCGCTATGCGATCGCTCGCGGCGGTGCTACCCGCCTTGAGACGGGCTGA
- a CDS encoding efflux RND transporter permease subunit has protein sequence MATDWQDDDDREGAASAQREGWLEKAVRGALNARIVVLAGAALACLVGLYSFLNLRVDAVPDISNIQVTVSTNAYGLAPQEVEQYVTYPVELSLQGMPRLTQLRSISKYALSQVTAVFEDGTDIYWARQQVSERLKGAQDQMPKGEIKVELGPIATGLGEIYQFELRGSGYSPMQLRDILDWQIIPALRSVPGVDAVQSMGGDAREYQVWLEAEKLHGYNLSPSAVMAALERNNANAGGGYAIENGNQILLRAEGLLRSPTDIGNVIVRRTAKGSVRVQDLGTVVIGKKLAQSIVTQNGQGETVIGIVVMRKGENSAQVVERVKRRLEALKPSLPPNIEVIAFYDRSVLIERTIDTVWHNLAEGAVLVLVVLFVLLGNWRGGAIAALAIPLSLLGAVTFLSWTNTSGNLLSLGALDFGILIDGSVVMVENILRRLGEEKPKPAQRLKVVAAASVEVARPVLFAVLIITVVYLPILLLTGVAGKTFQPMALTVVFGLLTALFIALFITPATAYFLITKIPEEKETRPMAALRRLYNVLLSWCTARPRTVGSAAFALFGASLLCLPFLGSEFIPTLKEGSTVLTVNRAISASLPEAARQTTLIEQVVRSFAEVRTVVSRTGHSEQAFDPMGPDETDVFIVYHPQDTWKRFHTQAELEDAIAARLAQAVPGATIAFSQPIEQRMNELVAGVKGDVGIRIFGPDLTQLAKLGNRVAAVVAKVPGASDIKVQQVGGLPVVSARLNRRAMLAYGVDADEAMDTVLAAVDGKTVGTIFQGKPRYDLVVRFAPDSLGRPESLASLPVGSLTGELVPLAQLATVRRYEGAAQISHLEGDRNLTVQLNVHGRDLGSFVAAAQEAVNTQVVLPTGYRLEWGGQFENLQQAQARLTVLVPVALALIFLLLYTSFGSFRPGALIFLNIPLALSGGLFALALRGMPLSVTAGVGFIALFGVAVLNGVVLVSTIRRLEQVDCLSPAAAAAEGARQRLRPVLMTALVASLGFVPMALATSVGAEVQRPLATVVIGGLITSTVLTLLVLPTLYPLVCKRPARLARQLERQKVS, from the coding sequence ATGGCAACGGACTGGCAGGATGACGACGATCGAGAGGGTGCCGCTTCGGCCCAGCGGGAAGGGTGGTTAGAAAAGGCGGTACGCGGGGCACTCAACGCCCGGATCGTGGTTCTGGCTGGGGCGGCTCTGGCCTGTCTGGTGGGCCTCTATTCGTTCCTCAACCTGCGGGTCGATGCGGTTCCTGACATCTCCAACATTCAGGTGACGGTGAGCACCAACGCCTATGGCCTCGCTCCCCAAGAAGTCGAGCAGTACGTCACCTATCCCGTCGAGCTGTCGCTGCAGGGGATGCCCCGGCTCACCCAACTGCGATCGATCTCCAAGTACGCCCTTTCGCAGGTGACCGCCGTCTTCGAGGACGGCACCGACATCTACTGGGCCAGACAACAGGTCTCCGAACGCCTCAAAGGTGCCCAAGACCAGATGCCCAAAGGGGAGATCAAAGTCGAACTCGGCCCAATCGCCACCGGTCTCGGGGAAATCTATCAGTTCGAGCTGCGCGGGTCCGGCTACAGCCCGATGCAACTGCGCGACATCCTCGACTGGCAGATCATCCCGGCTCTCAGGAGCGTTCCGGGCGTCGATGCGGTGCAGTCGATGGGCGGCGATGCCAGGGAGTATCAAGTCTGGCTCGAAGCGGAGAAGCTGCACGGCTACAACCTCTCTCCCAGCGCCGTAATGGCGGCTCTCGAACGAAACAACGCCAACGCCGGGGGCGGCTACGCGATCGAAAACGGCAACCAGATTCTGCTGCGGGCCGAAGGGCTATTGCGCTCACCCACAGACATCGGCAACGTGATCGTCCGCCGCACTGCGAAGGGGTCTGTGCGCGTGCAGGATCTGGGTACTGTGGTGATCGGCAAGAAGCTCGCCCAGAGCATCGTCACCCAAAACGGCCAGGGTGAGACGGTGATCGGTATCGTCGTCATGCGCAAGGGCGAGAACTCCGCCCAGGTGGTCGAGCGCGTCAAACGCCGACTTGAGGCGCTCAAGCCTTCCCTGCCGCCAAATATCGAGGTGATCGCCTTCTACGACCGCTCCGTCCTCATCGAGCGGACGATCGACACGGTCTGGCACAACCTGGCAGAAGGAGCAGTGCTGGTGCTGGTGGTGCTCTTCGTGCTGCTCGGTAACTGGCGCGGCGGTGCCATCGCTGCGCTGGCAATTCCGCTTTCGCTGTTGGGCGCGGTGACTTTTTTAAGCTGGACCAACACCTCCGGCAACCTGCTCAGCCTGGGGGCGCTCGACTTTGGCATCCTCATCGATGGCTCGGTGGTGATGGTCGAGAACATCCTGCGCCGCCTGGGCGAAGAAAAGCCCAAACCCGCTCAGCGCCTCAAGGTGGTCGCCGCCGCCAGCGTCGAGGTGGCGAGGCCGGTGCTGTTTGCCGTCTTGATTATTACTGTCGTCTATCTGCCCATCCTCCTGCTCACCGGCGTGGCGGGCAAGACCTTCCAGCCGATGGCCCTCACCGTCGTCTTCGGACTGCTCACGGCTCTATTTATCGCTTTATTCATCACCCCGGCGACCGCTTACTTTCTCATCACTAAGATTCCCGAAGAAAAAGAAACCCGGCCCATGGCCGCCCTGCGCCGCCTGTACAACGTCTTGCTCAGCTGGTGTACGGCCCGGCCCAGGACTGTCGGTTCTGCCGCCTTCGCCCTTTTTGGGGCGAGCCTGCTGTGCCTGCCTTTTTTAGGTTCAGAATTCATTCCCACTCTCAAAGAAGGTTCCACCGTCCTCACGGTCAACCGGGCAATCTCCGCCTCGCTGCCGGAGGCGGCCCGCCAGACGACGCTCATCGAGCAGGTGGTGCGCTCCTTTGCCGAAGTGAGGACCGTCGTCTCGCGCACGGGACATTCCGAGCAGGCGTTCGATCCGATGGGTCCGGACGAGACGGACGTGTTTATCGTCTACCACCCCCAGGACACGTGGAAGAGATTTCACACCCAGGCGGAGCTGGAAGATGCGATCGCCGCCAGACTTGCCCAGGCGGTTCCCGGCGCGACGATCGCCTTTTCGCAGCCGATCGAGCAGCGGATGAACGAACTGGTGGCGGGTGTCAAGGGCGATGTCGGCATTCGCATCTTTGGACCGGATCTGACCCAACTGGCAAAACTCGGTAATCGGGTGGCGGCGGTCGTCGCAAAGGTGCCTGGGGCAAGCGATATCAAGGTGCAGCAGGTCGGAGGACTGCCGGTGGTGAGCGCCCGGCTCAACCGCAGAGCGATGCTCGCCTACGGCGTGGACGCCGACGAGGCGATGGACACCGTGCTCGCCGCCGTCGATGGCAAGACGGTGGGCACGATCTTCCAGGGCAAGCCCCGCTACGATCTGGTGGTGCGCTTCGCCCCCGACAGCCTCGGGCGGCCCGAGAGCCTCGCCTCGCTGCCGGTGGGCAGCCTGACGGGTGAACTGGTGCCCCTCGCGCAACTGGCGACGGTGCGCCGTTACGAGGGAGCCGCTCAGATTTCTCACCTCGAAGGCGACCGCAACCTGACGGTACAGCTCAACGTCCATGGCCGCGACCTGGGCAGCTTTGTCGCTGCCGCCCAGGAGGCTGTGAACACCCAGGTGGTATTGCCCACCGGCTACCGCCTGGAGTGGGGCGGCCAGTTCGAGAACCTCCAGCAGGCCCAGGCCCGGCTTACGGTGCTGGTGCCGGTGGCGCTGGCGCTCATCTTTTTGCTGCTGTACACCTCCTTTGGCAGCTTCCGGCCCGGCGCGCTGATTTTTCTGAACATTCCTCTGGCCCTCTCCGGCGGGCTGTTCGCCCTTGCCCTGCGCGGGATGCCGCTCTCGGTCACCGCCGGGGTCGGTTTTATCGCCCTTTTTGGGGTGGCGGTCCTCAACGGCGTCGTGCTCGTCTCCACGATTCGCCGCCTGGAGCAGGTCGATTGCCTCTCCCCGGCGGCGGCGGCGGCAGAAGGAGCCCGCCAGCGATTGCGACCAGTGCTGATGACGGCCCTGGTCGCCTCGCTCGGCTTTGTACCGATGGCGCTTGCCACCTCCGTCGGTGCCGAAGTCCAGCGGCCCCTCGCTACGGTCGTGATTGGCGGCCTCATCACTTCGACTGTGCTCACGCTCCTGGTCCTGCCGACGCTCTACCCGCTGGTCTGCAAGCGCCCGGCTCGCCTGGCCCGGCAGTTAGAACGGCAGAAAGTGAGCTGA
- a CDS encoding catalase family protein, producing MSETSFSKATAEVATDAILTSTLKEQAEKGPDLRHDHSKSHGLVWGELTVAPDIPEALRAGIFAVARTYPVWLRFSNGSGVPKRGHLTPDTQPDLRGLALKVLDVPGEKLQPDEQSTQDFILLNHPVFIVHNVQGFANLGILGSGQAGPELLQEMAPTLAVLKEATSKTVYNPILVQYWSTTPYKLGSQAIKFSLKPQQADTAPTTPPTSENYLREALVRYLTDEGKEAVFDFLVQVFVSEEKTPIEDPMQEWKAEDAPFIKVATVRVPPQKFDFDERKRLDEGLSFAPWHSLPAHEPLGGINLARKKIYPETVRSRHDYTLERLKEPLSHTQRTDDPA from the coding sequence ATGAGTGAGACGAGTTTCTCGAAGGCAACGGCAGAGGTGGCGACCGACGCCATCCTCACCAGCACCCTCAAAGAACAAGCCGAAAAAGGACCGGATCTGCGCCACGACCACAGCAAAAGCCACGGTCTGGTCTGGGGGGAACTCACCGTCGCACCGGATATTCCCGAGGCGCTCAGGGCAGGCATCTTCGCTGTGGCCCGTACCTATCCGGTCTGGTTGCGCTTCTCCAACGGTTCCGGTGTGCCCAAGCGCGGGCACCTCACCCCGGACACCCAGCCGGACCTGCGGGGCCTGGCGCTCAAAGTGCTCGATGTGCCGGGCGAGAAGTTGCAGCCGGACGAGCAATCGACCCAGGACTTTATTCTGCTCAACCACCCCGTGTTCATCGTCCACAACGTCCAGGGCTTTGCCAACCTGGGCATCCTGGGCAGCGGCCAGGCGGGACCGGAGCTGCTGCAGGAGATGGCCCCGACCCTCGCCGTGCTCAAGGAAGCGACGAGCAAGACAGTCTATAACCCGATTCTCGTTCAGTACTGGAGCACGACGCCCTACAAACTTGGCTCCCAGGCGATCAAGTTCTCCCTCAAGCCGCAGCAGGCGGACACAGCCCCTACTACCCCGCCCACTTCCGAAAATTATCTGCGCGAGGCGCTCGTGCGCTACCTCACCGACGAAGGCAAGGAGGCCGTCTTTGACTTTCTGGTGCAGGTGTTCGTGAGCGAAGAAAAAACGCCGATCGAAGATCCGATGCAGGAATGGAAGGCCGAGGACGCCCCCTTTATCAAGGTGGCCACCGTCCGCGTTCCGCCCCAAAAGTTCGACTTTGACGAGCGCAAGCGCCTGGACGAAGGGCTGTCTTTTGCTCCCTGGCACAGCCTGCCCGCCCACGAGCCACTGGGCGGCATCAACCTGGCGCGCAAGAAAATCTATCCGGAGACCGTCCGTTCGCGGCACGATTACACCCTCGAGCGCCTCAAAGAACCCCTCTCCCACACCCAGAGAACCGACGATCCGGCCTGA
- a CDS encoding tRNA (cytidine(34)-2'-O)-methyltransferase translates to MSHKRPRVVLVDPEIPPNTGNIARTCGATSIELHLVGTLGFQLTDRYLKRAGLDYWEHVQLHYHPDLKELLAAHSNERFVLTSARRGICLWDFEFFAGDWLVFGSESRGLPDWLLSQSDRPTVTIPIAQPAVRSLNLSNAVAVVLYEALRQLRA, encoded by the coding sequence ATGAGCCATAAGCGGCCCCGCGTCGTCCTGGTCGATCCTGAGATTCCGCCCAACACTGGCAACATCGCCCGCACCTGTGGGGCGACCAGCATCGAACTGCACTTAGTCGGTACCCTCGGTTTTCAACTGACAGACAGGTACCTCAAGCGCGCCGGACTCGACTACTGGGAGCACGTCCAGCTGCACTACCATCCCGATCTAAAAGAACTGCTCGCTGCCCACAGCAACGAGCGATTCGTCCTCACCAGCGCCCGCCGGGGCATTTGCCTCTGGGATTTTGAATTTTTCGCGGGCGACTGGCTGGTGTTTGGCTCCGAGAGCCGGGGGCTGCCGGACTGGCTCCTCTCTCAGAGCGATCGACCGACGGTGACGATCCCGATTGCCCAACCGGCGGTGCGCAGCTTGAATCTATCCAACGCTGTCGCCGTCGTCCTCTACGAGGCGCTGCGGCAATTACGAGCCTGA
- a CDS encoding gamma-glutamyltransferase family protein — protein sequence MSDTTTFIRQGGEREGAFFSSRSPVLACNGMAATSHPLASQIALDVLKAGGSAVDAAIAANAALGLMEPTGSGIGGDLFALVWDPRTRRLVGLNASGAAPLALSYDHLRTLVGEDRQIPLCGALPVTVPGAVDGWYMLHERFGRLPMGEVLAPAIRYARAGVPLPQVIATAWSANAQRFEAAAPQIAELDNFRRTYLIAAKPPTEGMVFSNPDLADTLEQVATGGRAVFYTGEIARRIDAYMGRIGGFLRLADLERHTGLWVEPIGTTYRGYAVYELPPNTQGIAALIMLNLLEGFDLPNLGHNSADYLHLQVEAKKLAYADRARYIADPKVTTPVTGLLDKAYAATRRKHIDPERAQDRLAAGYPSAADTVYLTTADRDGLIVSLIQSNYVGMGSGLVPDGLGFMLQDRGAQFSLRPDAANVYAPGKRPFHTIIPAFVLKEGEPFLSFGVMGGDMQPQGHVQILCNLIDFGMDVQQAGDAARYYHTNDNDPDGTTMVDGGRLNLEGGIAPPVRAELARRGHRVQMAAPGLYGGYQAIQWDRLNRVFRGASEMRKDGQVCGY from the coding sequence ATGTCCGACACCACCACGTTTATTCGCCAGGGGGGCGAGCGCGAGGGCGCGTTCTTCTCCAGCCGCAGCCCGGTCCTTGCCTGCAACGGCATGGCAGCCACCAGCCACCCCCTCGCAAGCCAGATTGCGCTCGATGTGCTCAAAGCCGGTGGCAGTGCGGTCGATGCAGCAATTGCCGCCAACGCCGCCCTCGGTCTGATGGAGCCCACCGGCAGCGGCATCGGCGGCGACCTGTTCGCCCTCGTCTGGGATCCGCGCACCCGCAGACTGGTCGGCTTGAACGCCAGCGGGGCCGCCCCATTGGCTCTGAGCTACGACCACCTGCGCACCCTGGTAGGGGAGGATAGACAGATCCCCCTCTGCGGCGCGCTGCCTGTCACCGTGCCGGGGGCGGTGGACGGCTGGTATATGCTCCACGAGCGCTTTGGCCGCTTGCCCATGGGCGAAGTGCTCGCCCCTGCCATCCGCTACGCCCGCGCCGGGGTGCCCCTGCCCCAGGTGATTGCCACCGCCTGGAGCGCCAACGCCCAGCGCTTTGAGGCGGCAGCGCCCCAGATTGCCGAGTTGGACAATTTTCGGCGCACGTACTTGATCGCAGCAAAGCCCCCGACCGAAGGGATGGTCTTCTCCAACCCGGATCTGGCGGATACGCTCGAACAGGTCGCAACCGGTGGTCGGGCGGTGTTTTATACAGGTGAAATCGCCCGCCGCATCGACGCCTACATGGGGCGCATCGGCGGTTTCCTGCGCCTGGCGGACCTTGAGCGCCACACCGGCCTCTGGGTGGAACCCATCGGCACCACCTACCGGGGCTACGCCGTCTACGAGTTGCCGCCCAACACCCAGGGGATCGCGGCACTGATCATGCTCAACCTCCTTGAAGGCTTCGATCTCCCAAACCTCGGACACAACAGCGCCGATTATCTGCACCTGCAGGTGGAGGCCAAAAAACTCGCCTACGCCGATCGCGCCCGTTACATCGCGGATCCGAAGGTTACAACACCCGTGACCGGCCTGCTCGACAAAGCCTACGCCGCTACTCGCCGAAAACACATCGACCCCGAACGGGCCCAAGATCGCCTCGCCGCCGGCTATCCTTCCGCCGCTGACACCGTTTATCTGACCACCGCCGACCGCGACGGGCTCATCGTCTCGCTCATCCAGAGCAACTACGTCGGCATGGGCAGCGGCCTGGTGCCGGATGGGCTGGGCTTCATGCTCCAGGATCGCGGCGCACAGTTCAGCCTCAGACCCGACGCAGCCAACGTCTACGCTCCTGGCAAGCGGCCCTTCCACACGATCATCCCGGCCTTCGTGCTCAAGGAGGGGGAACCCTTCTTAAGCTTTGGGGTGATGGGCGGCGACATGCAGCCCCAGGGCCACGTTCAGATTCTCTGCAATCTCATCGACTTTGGCATGGACGTCCAGCAGGCGGGCGACGCGGCCCGTTACTACCACACGAACGACAACGATCCAGACGGGACGACGATGGTGGACGGGGGCAGGCTCAACCTCGAAGGGGGCATCGCGCCACCGGTAAGAGCAGAACTGGCCCGGCGCGGCCACCGGGTCCAGATGGCGGCCCCCGGCCTGTACGGCGGCTACCAGGCCATCCAGTGGGACAGGCTGAATCGCGTCTTTCGCGGCGCTTCGGAGATGCGCAAGGACGGGCAGGTCTGCGGCTATTAA